CTTCGCTCGCAATGACGAACTGCTTGGGATTAACTGATGGAAGCCCCGTAAATGGAAGCTTTGGGCCTCTTGATGCACGGCTTCGCCGTGTTGCTGACGTGGAAGACGCTGTTCTTGATGATCCTCGGGCTTGTGCTCGGCATCTTCGTCGGCGTGCTGCCGGGCCTCGGCGGACCCAACGGCGTGGCGATCCTGCTGCCGCTGACGTTCACGATGGACCCGACCTCGGCGATCGTGATGCTGTCGTGCATCTACTGGGGCGCGCTGTTCGGTGGCGCCATCACCTCGATCCTGTTCAACATCCCCGGCGAAGCCTGGTCGGTCGCGACCACCTTCGACGGCTATCCGATGGCGCAGCAGGGCAGGGCGGCGGAAGCGCTGACCGCGGCGTTTACCTCGTCGTTCATCGGCTCGCTGGTCGCGGTGATGCTGATCACCTTTCTGGCGCCGATGATCTCGTCGTTCGCGCTGAAATTCGGGCCGCCCGAATTCTTCGCGGTGTATCTCCTGACCTTCTGCTCGTTCGTCGGGCTCGGCCGCGAGGCCAAGCACAAGACGGTCATTTCGATGTCGCTCGGCCTCCTTCTCGCGGGCATCGGCATGGACACCGTGTCCGGCCAGCTGCGCATGACCTTCGGCTCGGCGGAACTGCTGCGCGGCATCAACTTCCTGGTCGCCGTGATCGGCCTGTTCGGCATCAGCGAGATCCTCTTGACCATGGAAGAGCGCCTGGCGCTGCGCGGCCATGCCGCCGGCATCTCGCTGCGCGTGGTCGTAATTCGATTTCTGGCGCAGTGGGGCTGGTGTCCTGGAGCCGAGTGCGACCTCAGTCAGAAATGCAGGATAGGTAGAGCCGTCAAACCAGGGCGATGGGCTATGAACCGTGAGCTGGGGTCGACGGCATGAGCTCACGCTCCAACTGGGTGCTCGGCAACGTGTCTCGCACGTTGATGCGTTCCCCACCTGGCTTGCTGACGTAAAGATGGCTCTCCAGCACGGATTGCATGTTCTCAAACATCGAATAGAGATCGTCGCAATAGACCGATGGATTGTCGTAACCGTTTTTCCTGGAAAAACGATGGGGAAGATAGCCTCCGCCGCAGGCGTTCATGAATTTGCACTGTCGGCACTTCTCGCAAAGATGGATTGAAGCATCGCGTGCGGCTTTCCAGCGATGCTCGTTCCTGACTTCGTCGATGGCATGATCGAAGATGTTGAATTTGGTCTGTGTGAAGCCGTCGCCTGCGATCCGCAACACATCGTGAGCCTCGACGGTACCATCGGTCATGATGGTGCAAAGTTCGATGGCCTTGTGGCCTACGCCCTCGGTGGGCGAATTGTTGCCAAGCAGGGCAGTGATCATGTCGGAAATGATCCGGATATTGGCTGTCGGTGCACTGCGATTGGCGGCCAGCCACAAGTCGAACAGACCGTTGTAAAACGAGGCAATGGATGGCGGCTTCTCATCCACCGTCGCATCGGGGATCATGATGTCATAGTTTGAAACCCCGCACGCAGCGAAAAACTCGACGTACTGCGCCGGCGGGTAGGCGGGATTGCAGACGGCCAAGGCGCTTACGCCAATATCGCGTGATACCAGCATGCGGGCGGCGCGTTCCACCGCGGCGTGGGTACCCGTGCCCTGAAACGTGCGGCGGTGAATGTCGTGAATATGCGCCGGTCCATCGAGGCTGATTGCAACCGCGATGTTGCGCGTCTCGAAGCAGTCCAGCCATTCACCATCGATCAGCACGCCGTTGGTTGTGACCGCGATGGGTATTTCGCAGCCTGTTCGTGACGAAATGTCCTCACAGGCCTCGGCAAAACGGTGGAAATTCTCAACGCCCCACAGCAAGGGCTCGCCGCCGTGCAGAATGATGGGAAAATCGACGAGGGAGTATCTGGCGACATGTTGCTCGATGCGCTGCAGCAGTTGATGCAGCACCTCGGCGCTCATCAGCTTCGGCTTATCGTAGACGGACGCGTCGCGGAACCAATAGCAATAGGAGCAATCAATGTTGCATCTCGTTGCCACTTTGACCAGTAGCTGCGTGATCGGCTGATCTTGAAAGGTGGCGGAATTTGAATCGTCAGCCGACATGCCGGCACCGGGATGGACTTGATGAAACTACTACCAGCCTTCGACTAGTATCCTCGAATAAATCCCCCTCTGCGGAACGCGCCTGCGCGCGGAGCATACCCGGCCCTGCGAAAGGCGCCGGCACCCGCCCCTTTGGCAAATGCTCCTCGTCTGAAGGCAACCTCGGTTGCCACTGGGTCGGCACCTTGGCCGCGCAGGTCACTCAGCAACGCGTCGATGCCTTGATGATCGCTCTGTATGGTCGCGCCTGGCCCGTGCAGTTGCAGGAGGCTCGCCAAAACCTTGAGCGTCGTTATCGCCATGATCATGCTCCTCTTTTCGCGACGCAGCCGAGGGATCGAACGAAAGGCCGGTGTTCAACCGGTTGAGCAGAGGAGGCAGTATGCCTCCGCTTCTGGCGCAACGCAAGCTGCCTTCACCGTCTGCGCTTTCAGCCCGGCCGGAGTCGCTTCGGCAGGCTGAAGGCGAGCCGGTAGAGCGGCAGGTTGTCGATCGCGCCGTGATCCTCGGCGGGAAGTGTCTTGCGCAGATGATGGATGGCGTCGCGGACCGCGGTCTCGTCGATGCCCTCGATCAGCAGCAGAGCGGCGAAGGAGCCGTCGTTGGCTCGCATGCCTTTCTCGCGGGTCTTGATCGAGGTCTGCGTGATGTCGGTGAGCAGGACCCGTGCGGCGATGATGCGGTCGAGGCGGGCCAGCTCTGCGACAAGCGCGGCGGCGTCCCAGGACGGCGCGGCGTCGAGGCGAAGGGGAGCGACGATGCCGCCCTGGCCGGTGCCGGCTGAAGCTGCGATGCGGCCGCCGCCGCGCGCGAAATTGCCGAGCCGGGGCATGATGCGCTGCGACCATGGCGTCGGCGTGTTAAGCCGCGCCAGATAGTCCGCACCGCCGACGACGCGTTCATCCTCGAGTTCGTAGAGGATGAAGTAGCGGTTCACCGACGCGCCGAGCGCACGAAAGATGCGGCATGCCAGGAAGCCGTTGACGCCGACCCGTTCGGCGGCATGTTCGCGCGTGATCCAGTGCGCCCAGTCGGTTTCGTCCTGCGGCGCGAGATCGCTCCAGATGGCGAGATAACCGGCTCCCTGCATGTCAGGCTCCATCCGTCATTTCGGGCCGACGCGGACAGCCGGCGGCAGCGATGCCGGCAACTGGCCGGCGCCCTGCAGCGCGGCCTGCATGGCAACGATGTAGCCGTAGGGGCCGAGGCCCGCGATCACGCCCTTCACCGCGGCCGAAAGCTTCGAGTGCCGGTGCAGCTCGTCGCGGGCGTGGATGTTGGAGATGTGCACCTCGTAGATCGGGCCATCAAAAATCTTCATGGCGTCGTAGATCGCAATCGAGGTGAAGGAGTAGGCGGCGGGATTGATGATGAGGGCGTCCGCCGACGTGCGCGCGGACTGGATCAGGTCGACCAGCTCGCCCTCGTGGTTGGACTGGTGAAACGCCAGTTGCGTGCCGGTGAAGGCAGCAAACTCCTCGCAGGAGGCCTTGATGGCGTCGAGCGTGGTCGAGCCGTAGATGTGCGGCTCGCGGATGCCGAGCATGTTCAGGTTCGGGCCATTGAGGATCATGATGCGCATAAAATGCCTTTCACGGGGTGATGCCGGTGCAGTGTAGCCGATTGCGGCAACATGTCAGCCGCTGAACCATTTCGCCGGCACGGTGACGATTGCCGGAAACAGGATCATCAGGAGCAGCACGATCAGTTGGGCGATCATGAAAGGCCAGACGCCCTTGATGATGTCTTCCATGCTGATGCGCGACACGCCGCAGACGACGTTGAGGACGACGCCGACGGGTGGGGTGATGAGACCGATCGCGTTGTTGATGATGAAGAGCACGCCGAAATAGACCGGGTCGATGCCGGCCTGCTTGACGATCGGCATCAGGATCGGGGTGAGGATCAGGATGGTCGGCGCCATGTCGAGCGCGGTGCCGACGATGACGACCAGCACCATGATCGCCAGCATCAGCAGGGTCTGGTTGCCCATGAAGGGACGGACGAGATCGACCACTTGCGTGGCGATTTCCGACACCGTGATCAGCCAGGACGACACCAGCGCCGCCGCGACCAGGAACATGACGATGCTGGTGCTGAGCGCGGCCGAGACGAAGACTTCATAGAGGTCGCCGATCTTGAGCTCGCGGTAGATGCAGGTCGCCACGAACAGCGCGTAGACGGCGACGACGACGGCGGCCTCGGTCGGCGTGAACACGCCGAAACGCAGGCCAACGATGATGATCGCGGGCAGCATCAAGGCCCAGAATCCGTCGATAAAGGTCCAGACGATTTCGCGGAGCGATTTGCGCGGCGGGCTTTCGACGTTCTCCCGGCGCGCGACCCACCACCAGGAAAAACACAGTCCGACGCCGAGCATGAGGCCAGGGAAGATTCCGGCGAGGAACAGTTTCGAGATCGAGACGCCGCCGGCCACGCCGAACAGCACGAAGCCGATGCTGGGCGGGATGACGGGCGCGATGATGCCGCCGGCGGCGACGAGGCCCGCCGCATACATCTTCCGGTGGCCGGCCGCGACCATCATGGGAACGAGCAGCGCCGCCAGCGCCGCCGCGTCCGCCGCCGCCGAACCCGACAACGAAGCCAGCACGCAGGAGGCGAGGATGGTGACGTAGCCGAGGCCGCCCCGGATATGGCCGACCAGCGCCAGCGCGACGTCGACGATCCGCTTGGCCAGTCCGCCGCGGTTCATGACCTCGCCGGCCAGCATGAAGAACGGGACGGCCATCAGGGGAAAACTGTCGGCGCCGTTGATGATGTTCTGGGCGACGATCTGGGAGTCGAAAATGTCCAGCGAATGCATCAGCGCGACGCCGCAGACGATCAGCGCGAACGCAATTGGCATCCCCAGCGCCATCGCGCCGAGCAGGGAGAGGGTGAAGACCGCGAGCGTCACGCTTGGCTCCCGCCGTTGGAGGACGATCAGGTGTGGTCATCGCTTTCCTTCACCGAGATCAGGTCCTCCTCGGACGCCGACCCGCTCAACACCCGCACGAGATCGACGAGCAGGATCACGGCCGCCGAGACGCCGAACACGAGCCCGGACGAATAGAAGAACAGTCCCACCGAAATGTTTGACGCGGGCGCGCTGTCGCCAAAGGTCAATACCGCCTGTTTCCAGCTTCCGAGCGTCAGGAGGCCGTTCACGTAGAGCATCAGGACGTAGCTTGCGATGAAGCAGATCTTCTTGCCGAGGGGAGGGAGGGCGCGGACCAGCGTGTCGACGCCGAGATGGGCGTGCTGGCGTAGCGCGACGATAGCGCCGAGGAACGTCAGCCAGACCAAAAGCCAGCGCGACAGCTCTTCCGAGGTCGGAATCCCCGAGTTGAAGAGATAGCGCATCACGACATTGGTGAAGACCAGCACCACCATCGCGGCGAGGCACGCCGCGATCGCTACCTTCAACAGCCGGCAGTAGAGGTCGATCAGCCGCTCGATGGCGCCCATGGAAGTTTTCCCGGCGGCTTACCTGGCGCCACGGATGCGCGCGAGTTCGCTGGTGAAGAGTTTTACGCGGGCCGGGTCATATTCGGCGGAGAACTTGTCGACGACGGGTTTGGTGGCGTCCTGCATGCGGGCGTATTCGGCCGGCGCGATCTCGTTGAACTGCATGCCTTTTGCCTTCAGTTCGCTCAGCGCCTTGTCCGCCGCGAGCTTGGTCTGGTCGCGCTGGTACTCACGCGTCTCGGCAAAACTGTCGCGCAGCATCCTCTGTTCTTCCGGAGACAGGCCGTCCCAGAACTTCTTGCTGACGATGATGATGTTCTGGGTGAAGGTGTGGTTGGTCGCCGAGACGTATTTCTGCACCTCGTAGAACTTGTTCGACAGGATGACGCTGTAGGGATTCTCCTGGCCGTCGACGGTCTTGTTTTCCAGCGCGGTGTACAATTCGCCGAACGCCATAGGCACCGGGTTCGCCTTCAAGGCCTTGAAGGTTTCGAGATAGACCGGGTTCGGGATCACGCGCAGCTTGAGGCCGGCGAAGTCCTCGACCTTCGCGATCGGGCGGCTGCTGTTGGTGGCGTTGCGGAAGCCGAGCCCCCAATAGCCCAGACCGATCAGTTCCTTCTCGGGCAGCAAATCGAGCATGGCCTTTCCGAACGCGCCCTGGGCCAGCGCCTCGGCTTGCTCGAACGTGCCGACGGTGAAGGGGAAGTCGAACAGGCCGAGGTCCTTGACGACGCCGGCGAGCGAAGTCGTCGATGCCGAGAGGATTTCCTGGGTGCCGCCGCGTACCGCCGACTGCTGCTGCATCTCGTTGCCGAGCTGCGAAGCCGGAAACTCGCGGATCTTCAGCTTGCCGCCGCTCTTGGCCGCCAGCACCTCGGCGAATTTCTGCACGCCGAAGCTGACGGGATGGTCGGTGTTGTTGAGGTGGCCCCAGCGGATGTGCGTTCCTGCACCTCGGCGGCAGAAGGTGTTCCCACAAGCGCGCAAAGGCTGACGGCAACGCACAGCAATCCGATCCGCATGGCGGTTTCTCCCTGGTTCGCGATCATTTGGCGTCGCGGCGGGCAAAGATATTCATATGGTGGAATAGATGTAAAAATATAAAATGTATTTCATCATATGAAATGTCTAATATAGTATGATATGAGGCTTGTGAGGAATCGGCCGGCATGGCAAGGCCGCGAGGGCGGCCACGCGCACGGATTTGGCAATGACACTGGTCGAGCGGATTGAAGAGCAGGAAGCAGTCGGCGATGACGGCTATCGCCGCATCCGGACCGATATCGTGTTCGGCCGGCTGCGCCCGGGGCAGAAGCTCAGGCTCGACGGCCTCAAGGAAGACTATGGCGTCAGCGTCTCCACCTTGCGCGAAATCCTCAATCGCCTCGCCGCGGAAGGTTTTGTGCTGGCGGAAGGCCGCCGCGGCTTCGAGGTCACGCCGGTCTCGGTGGAGAACCTGAAGGAGCTTGCGGAGCTTCGCCTGGTTTTGGAGACCCATGCAATGGGCGTGTCGTTTGCCCATGCCGATGTCGAGTGGGAAGGGCGCGTGGTTTCCGCGCACCACAAGCTCGCCTCAACCGACCGGCTGATGGAGAACGGCCTCGGCGAGCTCGAACAGTGGAAGCGCTATGACGGCGAGTTCCATCAGGCGCTGATTTCCAATTGCGGCTCACGAACGCTGATGGAGATGCATGCCTTGGTGTTCGACAAATATTTCCGCTACCAGATGGTCGCCTTCAGCTACCGAGGCAGCGAGCCCGCCGCCCAGCACAAGGCGTTGCTCGAGGCTGCGCTGAAGCGCGACGCCGCGACCGCGACCGAAACGCTGCGCGCGCATTTGAACAATTGCGTGGGACACGCGCTCGCAACCAAGGCGCTGAAGTAGTAACCGGCGCATCATCCCGACGGGTCCGAAGCGCGGGATCGATGGCAAGCTCCCGCGTAATCTGCCGACACCTGTGACGCGAATGGCGGATCACAATTTCGGCAATGCGCCTTGCACGTCGTTTCAAGAAAAGATCTGCAACACCTTGCGGGACCTGAGGTCTCCGGTCTCGGGACGCCGTCGCACGGCACGAACGCGTAAGCTTTGCTGACGCTGTGTCTCGCTTGCAAGCCGAATGACTTGGCGTCACCATGCAAGCGTAGATTGAGCGCACTTTGAAAAATTCATTTTGAAATTGGAGAATAGTCATGGCCATGCAACGATATCGTGCCCAGAAGGGCGCTGAGATTTCCCACGCAGTCGCAGCCGCCCCCGGATACACGATCGATGTGGTTTTCATGGGTGGATTGACGAACAATCAGATGGCGGCTTTCAAGCTCGCGGCAAAGCGGTGGACCACGGCGATCGTCGGCGATTTGCCCGATGTCACCATCGACGGTCAAACGATCAACAACCTCCGCATTACCGCGCAGGGAAGCGAGATAGACGGGCCGGGACAAATTCTCGGTCAGGCGGGGCCGGTCTTCCTGCGTCCGGGTAATGCCGGGGCCGCCGCGTTTCTGCCGGCCACGGGCGAAATGCAATTCGACAGTGCCGACCTCGCCAACATGGAAGCCGATGGCACCCTGAACGATGTCATCACCCATGAGATGGGGCATGTGATCGGCATTGGAACGGTCTGGACCAAAAAGCATTTGTTGAAGGGCGCCACCACGAGCAATCCGACGTTCCAGGGTACCAATGCCATGCGCGAATACGGCGCTCTCCGCAGCTCGGCGACCCCGTTGCCTGTACCTGTGGAAAACACGGGCGGGTCGGGCACGAGGAACTCGCATTGGCGCGACGCGGTTTTCAAGGCCGAATTGATGACCGGCTTCGTCAACGTCGGAGGCAATCCCATGAGCCGGGTAACGATCGCCAGTTTGCAGGATCTGGGGTATCAAGTGAACATGGCGGCCGCGCAGCCGTACCACTTGCCCGATCATCTGCTCATGGCCGAAGCAGGCGTACTTGCCGAACACGCCGCTATGGAGAAGGGCATCGTACTCCCACGGATTCCGATGACGTTGCCCGAGGAAAGCCTCGCACACTAGATGCCCGCGCGCGGGAGTGGCCGGCAATGGAAGGGATGAAGCGACCCGAGGCGACTGTGCTTCCGGACTCGGCGTTGATTCCGTCGAACTGTCAGATATCTCCCGCGCCCAATCAGTTCACGCACGAGGTCACGCGATCGCAGCCATTCTATGCCTCGCGTGGCACTCCCAGCGGGCCACCCGCAGGGCAGTTCGACGCGGGTGCCAAGGTCGTGCTGCTCTATTATGACGGGACGGATCTTTGTCGCGTCGTCGACGGAGCCGGGCGCTACGTCGACACACGCTTTGACGGCTTGCGCAAACTGCAAGCGCAGTAAACGGCGCAACCCCCGCAGGCGCGGAGAAAAGAGGGTCTGCTCACACCACCTTGCGCTGCCGCAGCTCCGCGATCTCGTCCTTGCCGAAGCCGAATTCTGCCAGCACCTCTTCGGTCTGCTCGCCGAACTCCGGCGGGCGCGCGGCCATGCTGCTTGGCGTGCGCGACAGCGTTACCGGCTGGCCGACGAGCTGGATGTGGCGGTTCTCGTCGTTCGGCACGTGTTGCGCGATGCCGAGGTGCTTGACCTGGGCGTCGTCGAACATCTGGTCGATCGAATAGATCGGGCCGCAGGGCACGCCGGCCTCGTTCAATTCCCTGACCCAGGTCTCCGTCGATTTCTTCTCGGTGAGCCTGCCGATCGTTTCGTTCAGCGCGTCGCGGTTCTTCGAGCGCGCCGGCGCGGTGGCGTAATCGGGGTTGGTGACGAGTTCAGGTGCGCCGATCGCCTGCGCGCAGCGTTCCCAAATCCTGCCGCCCGTGGTGGCGATATTGATGTAGCCGTCGGAGGTCTTGAAGACGCCGGTCGGAATCGAGGTCGGATGGTTGTTGCCGGCCTGCTTGGCCACGTCCTTTTCCATCAGCCAGCGCGAGGCCTGGAAATCCAGCATGAAGATCTGCGCCTGCAGCAGCGAGGTCTGCACCCACTGGCCCTCGCCGGAAACGTCCCGCTCCAGCAGCGCGGTGAGGATACCCATGGCACAGAACAGCCCGGCGGTGAGGTCGGCGACGGGGATGCCGACCCGCATCGGGCCCTCGCCGGGCGCACCGGTGATCGACATCAGCCCGCCCATGCCCTGCGCGATCTGATCGAAGCCCGGCCGCTTGTGGTAGGGGCCGTCCTGGCCGAAGCCGGAGATGCTGCCATAGACGATGCGCTGGTTGATCTGGCGCAGGCTCGCATAGTCGATGCCGAGTTTTGCTTTCACGTCGGGGCGAAAATTCTCGACCACGACGTCGGCCCGCTCGGCGAGTCGCTGGAACACTTCCAGGCCCTTGGGGTCCTTCAGGTTCAGCGTCATGGCCCGCTTGTTGCGGTGCAAATTCTGGAAATCCGAGCCCTGGCGCGGGCCGCCCGGCTGCTCGCCGCCGCTGTCTTCCAGCAGCGCGTCGATCTTGATGACGTTGGCGCCCCAATCCGCCAATTGCCGCACACAGGTGGGCCCGGAGCGAACGCGGGTGAGATCGAGCACGGTGAAGCGGGAAAGGGCCTGCGAGGCGCGGGGGAAAGGCATTGAGAAACCTTCTTTTTTTGGATTTTCGCGGTGGGAGGGGGCAGCCCGATCTGACTTAAACAAATCTGGCGCCGAATTCCAACTCCTTGTTCGGGGCCCGGCGAGGGGCGGTCATGGGGCAGGGCGAGGCGTCATTGTTGGATCGGAAGCCTGGCTGCGCGGAACGGCCGAAATCCGGCCCCGAAAATCTACGGACTGGTACTCTCGGATTCCGCTTTTCGTCGTAATGCCGTAAAGCAAGTAACAAGCCCGGCTGGTAAACGAGCGTTAATGGGGCGATTCTAGCCTTCCGGGTGCTCAGCGATTCTCCGCAACCGAAACGACGTGCTGGCGAGTTGATTGATGAAGAAGAATGACCTGCGTTCCGATCAGATCTGGGCCTTACCGTCGCTCGATGCCGGGGAGCCGGGCGTGCCTGCGCATGGAGGGGCGACGGATGTGCTCTTCGTCGACGACGACCCCGACCGGTACCCGCTCGCCGAAGGCGTCGTGGGGTCGATCAGCGTTAGTGCCGGGAAGCCGGTCGCCTCGATCGCAACGCTTGCCGATTATCTCGTCAACGGTTTCTGGCAAGACAGCAGCGCCATCGCCCATCACTGGGCGTCCAACACCGTCACCTACAATATCAGCGCGCTGAACTCAGCAGAGCAATTTCTGGCGCTGTCGGCGATGCAGGCCTGGCACGATGTCGCCAACATCAATTTCGTGCAGACCTCGGGCTCCGCCAACATCACGTTCAGCAACTCCGGCAACATGCAGGCGGTCACCAATGCCGCCTGGTCCGGCTCGGGCGCAATTGCTTGGGCGACAATCACCATCAGCTCCAACTGGATCACCACCGACGGCGGCGCGAACGACGGCAAGACCGGTATCGATAGTTACGGCTACCAGACCTACATCCACGAAATCGGACATGCGCTCGGCCTCGGCCATCAGGGGCCGTACAATGGCAGCGCGTCGTATTCGACCAACGCGATCTACGCCAACGACACCTGGCAATATTCCATCATGTCGTATTTCTCGGAACCCAATTATTCCGGGAGTTCGTACCGCTACGTGGTTACGCCGCAGATGGCGGACATCTACGCCGTCGACTCGATCTACGGAGCGGCGACCTCGACGCGAACCGGCGACACCGTCTATGGCTTCAACAGCAATGCCGGTGCGGTCTTCAGTTTCGGCAATTATACCTCGGCTCCGGCGCTGACCATCTACGACAGCAGCGGCACCGACACGCTCGATTGCTCCGGCTATTCTGCGGCGCAGACCATCGACCTGCACCCGGGCGCCTTTTCCTCGGTAGGGGGCCTTACCAACAACATCGGAATCGCACTCAACGCGACCATCGAGAAAGCCATTGGCGGCAGCGGCAACGATACGCTGATCGCAAGTGACACGGGCTGTACGCTGTCGGGTGGGGGCGGCAACGACACGCTGATCGGCGGCGCCGGAAACGACACGTTGATCGGCGGCTTCGGCATTGACAGTCTGACCGGCGGCGGCAGCGGCGACACGTTCGTGTTCGCCTTGGGTGAGAGTTCGGCCGCCAGCGGTCAGCACGACCGGATTACAGATTTCACTTCCGGCCTGGACCACATCGACCTCAGCGGGATCGACGCGATTGATTCGTCCGCCGCCCAAGAAACTTTCCATTTCATCGGTACGGCGGCTTTCAGTGGCGTCGCTGGTGAGTTGAGCGCGGTATTCAATAGTTCTCTCGGGGTCACCATGCTCGCGGGCGACACCAATGGCGACCGGACCGCCGATTTCATCATTGATCTTGTTGGCAACATCACGCTGGTCGCGGGCGATTTGGTTAATATTTTCGTGCCGCCGCCACAACCCGATCTGTCCGAATACGTTGCGGTGAGCGCCACGACCATCGCGGCTGGCGGCCGTGTCACGATCGACACCTACAACATGAATCTCGGCAACGGCGTGTCCGGTCTGTCGACTGACAGGATCTACATCTCTTCCGATGCTACCATCACCACGTCCGACACGGTGCTTGCGACTTTGACGATCTCGGGCACGCTGGCGACGGTCAGCCAGAACGGCTACTACGACCATCAGACGGTCTCGGTCACGCTTCCCGGCAATCTCGCGCCCGGCACCTATTATATCGGCGGGATCGCCGACTACGGCAACCAGATCAGCGAGAGCAACGAAGGCAACAATACCTATAACGTCGTCCAGGTTACGGTGACGGCGCCGCAACAACCCGATCTGTCCGAATACGTTGCGGTGAGCGCCACGACCATCGCGGCTGGCGGCAATGTCACGATCGACGCCTACGACATGAACCTCGGCAACGGCGTGTCCGGTCTGTCGACCGACAGGGTCTACATTTCTTCCGACGCTGCCATCACCACGTCCGATACGGTGCTTGCGACTTTGACGACGTCGGGCACGCTGGCGACGGTCAGCCAACCCGGTTACTACGACCATCAGACGGTCTCGGTCACGCTTCCCGGCAATCTCGCGGCCGGCACCTATTACATTGGCGGGATCGCCGACTACGGCAACCAGATCGGCGAGAGCAACGAGGGCAACAATACCTATAACGTCGTCCAGGTTACGGTGACGGC
This portion of the Bradyrhizobium sp. AZCC 2262 genome encodes:
- a CDS encoding M10 family metallopeptidase C-terminal domain-containing protein encodes the protein MKKNDLRSDQIWALPSLDAGEPGVPAHGGATDVLFVDDDPDRYPLAEGVVGSISVSAGKPVASIATLADYLVNGFWQDSSAIAHHWASNTVTYNISALNSAEQFLALSAMQAWHDVANINFVQTSGSANITFSNSGNMQAVTNAAWSGSGAIAWATITISSNWITTDGGANDGKTGIDSYGYQTYIHEIGHALGLGHQGPYNGSASYSTNAIYANDTWQYSIMSYFSEPNYSGSSYRYVVTPQMADIYAVDSIYGAATSTRTGDTVYGFNSNAGAVFSFGNYTSAPALTIYDSSGTDTLDCSGYSAAQTIDLHPGAFSSVGGLTNNIGIALNATIEKAIGGSGNDTLIASDTGCTLSGGGGNDTLIGGAGNDTLIGGFGIDSLTGGGSGDTFVFALGESSAASGQHDRITDFTSGLDHIDLSGIDAIDSSAAQETFHFIGTAAFSGVAGELSAVFNSSLGVTMLAGDTNGDRTADFIIDLVGNITLVAGDLVNIFVPPPQPDLSEYVAVSATTIAAGGRVTIDTYNMNLGNGVSGLSTDRIYISSDATITTSDTVLATLTISGTLATVSQNGYYDHQTVSVTLPGNLAPGTYYIGGIADYGNQISESNEGNNTYNVVQVTVTAPQQPDLSEYVAVSATTIAAGGNVTIDAYDMNLGNGVSGLSTDRVYISSDAAITTSDTVLATLTTSGTLATVSQPGYYDHQTVSVTLPGNLAAGTYYIGGIADYGNQIGESNEGNNTYNVVQVTVTAPQRPDLSEYVAVSATTMAAGGNVTIDAYDMNLGNGVSGLSTDRIYISSDATITTSDTVLATLTTSGTLATVSQPGYYDHQTVSVTLPGNLAAGTYYIGGIADYGNQIGESNEGNNTYNVVQVTVTAPPVGQALFESSSNKSFAFANDAGRPTAAVDGHELALNGSVPEAGRVIATLATSSHAGDIEPYIHQSHLIDFHLV